The Mesobacillus jeotgali genome window below encodes:
- the comGA gene encoding competence type IV pilus ATPase ComGA, translated as MIIVKSIEQLADNVLKDALRSGASDIHIIPREKDTLIKFRLGNQLLPRYTLEQADCERLISHFKFTASMDIGEKRRPQSGAFTYQFEETKTGLRISTLPAYQSESMVIRLLPEQNQTPSFQISLFPSTSKKLISLLKHAHGLIIFTGPTGSGKTTTLYSMLSETSELVNRNVITLEDPIEKPSDTVLQVQVNERAGISYSAGLKAILRHDPDIIMVGEIRDKETAETAIRASLTGHLVLTTMHTRDARGAIYRLIEFGINWLEIEQTLIAVTAQRLVELTCPYCEGTCSPFCYSSGSGKRGNVFEILTGKDLSAVLKEAKGESQSYHYKTLKDAIRKGIALGFIKESEYQRWVLNDGE; from the coding sequence ATGATTATTGTCAAATCAATTGAACAGCTAGCGGACAATGTCCTGAAAGATGCTCTAAGAAGTGGCGCGTCGGATATTCATATCATCCCCCGTGAAAAAGACACACTTATAAAATTCAGGCTAGGCAATCAGCTTCTCCCCCGGTATACGCTTGAGCAGGCAGATTGTGAACGGCTCATATCCCACTTCAAATTCACAGCTTCCATGGATATTGGTGAAAAAAGACGTCCTCAAAGCGGTGCTTTTACTTATCAATTCGAAGAAACGAAGACTGGCTTAAGGATTTCCACGCTCCCAGCCTACCAGAGCGAAAGCATGGTCATTCGACTCCTTCCCGAGCAAAATCAAACTCCTTCTTTCCAAATCTCATTATTCCCATCCACATCAAAAAAACTGATTTCCCTTTTAAAGCATGCACATGGCTTGATCATTTTTACTGGACCTACTGGAAGTGGTAAGACGACTACCTTATATTCCATGCTTTCTGAAACCTCGGAATTAGTCAATCGCAATGTAATCACCCTAGAAGATCCGATTGAAAAACCGAGTGACACAGTGCTGCAGGTCCAGGTCAATGAACGGGCAGGCATTTCATATTCTGCCGGCTTGAAGGCTATTCTGCGGCATGATCCGGATATTATCATGGTTGGGGAAATTCGGGATAAAGAGACAGCCGAAACGGCTATTAGGGCTTCGCTGACAGGTCATTTAGTTCTGACCACTATGCATACACGTGATGCAAGGGGAGCGATATACAGGCTGATTGAATTCGGGATCAATTGGCTTGAGATTGAACAGACATTGATTGCAGTAACGGCACAGAGGCTCGTTGAATTGACGTGTCCGTACTGTGAAGGAACTTGCTCGCCATTTTGCTATTCATCAGGAAGCGGAAAAAGAGGAAATGTTTTCGAAATCCTGACGGGGAAGGATTTATCTGCCGTACTGAAGGAAGCAAAGGGGGAGAGCCAAAGCTATCACTACAAGACGCTTAAAGATGCGATCCGGAAAGGAATCGCACTGGGGTTCATCAAGGAGTCCGAATACCAGAGGTGGGTTCTCAATGATGGAGAGTAA
- a CDS encoding Spx/MgsR family RNA polymerase-binding regulatory protein, which produces MEELTFYSYPSCTSCRKTKKWLVSNSVKFKERHMFKDTPSKKELMQILSLTTEGLDELIATRGETYKKLDMDMEDLPLSEVIKLVIEEPKLLRRPILTDGKKLIVGFNPDALKKIAK; this is translated from the coding sequence ATGGAAGAGCTGACGTTTTATTCATATCCAAGCTGTACTTCATGCCGTAAAACAAAAAAGTGGCTGGTCTCTAACAGCGTGAAATTCAAGGAACGTCATATGTTCAAAGATACTCCATCAAAAAAAGAATTAATGCAGATTTTATCACTGACGACCGAAGGCTTGGATGAACTGATCGCCACAAGGGGAGAAACTTATAAGAAACTTGATATGGATATGGAAGACCTGCCACTTTCAGAGGTCATCAAACTTGTCATTGAGGAACCGAAGCTGCTTAGACGACCAATCTTGACAGATGGGAAAAAGCTTATAGTTGGTTTTAACCCAGATGCATTGAAAAAAATAGCTAAATAA
- a CDS encoding helix-turn-helix domain-containing protein, with protein MEQTLKITSVLSDPTRYYIYQYITKRHKDVTVQEIADNFDIHPNVARLHLSKLEDVNMLISETKKTGKGGRPSRLYRLSDEVIQLHFPFRDYQLLSKIAMTTMMTLGEAGKKALYMTGKRFGEELMDQELARHPQMSAEMTFEHKLNSIKNAATLAGFYPEFEPNSEKTKIYFQIFNCPFKEVAMEHTETVCNMHYEFLRGMFESLFGEIELIEKENMFTGCDSCSYQAVIAQ; from the coding sequence GTGGAGCAAACATTAAAAATCACAAGTGTCTTGTCTGATCCAACGCGTTATTATATTTATCAATACATTACAAAAAGGCATAAGGATGTAACTGTCCAGGAAATCGCAGATAATTTTGATATCCATCCAAATGTAGCTAGGCTGCATTTATCAAAACTTGAAGATGTCAACATGCTGATATCTGAAACGAAAAAGACTGGAAAGGGCGGCCGCCCAAGCAGGCTATACCGTCTATCAGATGAAGTGATCCAGCTGCACTTCCCATTCCGCGATTATCAGCTATTGTCCAAAATCGCAATGACAACCATGATGACGCTTGGGGAAGCTGGAAAAAAGGCATTGTACATGACAGGTAAACGCTTCGGTGAAGAACTGATGGATCAGGAACTTGCCCGCCATCCACAAATGTCGGCTGAAATGACTTTTGAACATAAGTTAAATTCGATCAAAAATGCTGCAACTCTTGCTGGTTTTTATCCTGAATTCGAACCTAACAGTGAAAAGACAAAGATTTACTTCCAGATCTTCAATTGCCCTTTCAAGGAAGTGGCAATGGAGCATACAGAAACAGTCTGCAATATGCACTATGAATTTTTACGCGGAATGTTCGAATCCCTCTTTGGCGAGATCGAATTGATCGAAAAAGAGAATATGTTCACAGGCTGTGACTCTTGTTCATATCAAGCAGTTATTGCACAATAA
- a CDS encoding DUF2626 domain-containing protein yields the protein MDRMYRVLGFWTGIFAVMFFLGDMYTTSLIFFGQTGFFLLLSYLKLSERMYIYVFGAYLTIFFAGFTYWSTFMMPLGGTGH from the coding sequence TTGGATCGTATGTACAGAGTTTTAGGATTCTGGACGGGAATCTTTGCTGTCATGTTTTTCTTGGGTGACATGTATACGACGTCCTTGATTTTCTTTGGTCAAACTGGATTTTTCTTGTTATTAAGCTACTTGAAACTGTCTGAGCGTATGTACATTTACGTCTTCGGCGCATACTTAACGATTTTCTTTGCTGGATTTACTTACTGGTCAACATTTATGATGCCATTAGGTGGAACTGGGCATTGA
- a CDS encoding SAM-dependent methyltransferase — MKEIIKQFIEASPEKMISYAEYMELALYHPEEGYYIKERKKIGKEGDFYTSSNVADIFGKLIGKWFAKSFKSLDLPPSVCEIGAGNGRFARAFIQGWNEVNEETLSYWIVEASPYHRKLQAAELNGLENVDILYGEAFENTGMKQGMVFSNELFDAFPVHVVERSESVLYEVFVSYENGQLKEVMVPVMNDEIFRFIKDQGIQLAEGQRIEIPLTYEPFIKSIAENLTKGIMLTVDYGYTKEEWMHPSRRHGSLRGYYQHQMHHDILQHPGKMDLTSHVHFDALKSIGEKYGLSFVQKTRQDEFLMAAGILEELAEHNDPNPFSEASKRNRAIRSLILPGGISQSFHVLVQAKGMGGLDGKLF; from the coding sequence ATGAAAGAAATAATCAAACAGTTTATTGAAGCGTCCCCGGAAAAAATGATCTCTTATGCTGAGTATATGGAGCTTGCACTTTATCATCCAGAAGAAGGCTATTACATAAAGGAACGCAAAAAAATAGGCAAAGAGGGGGACTTTTATACATCGAGCAATGTAGCTGACATTTTTGGGAAATTGATCGGGAAATGGTTTGCGAAAAGCTTCAAATCCCTCGACTTGCCGCCTTCTGTTTGTGAAATAGGTGCTGGCAATGGGCGATTTGCCCGGGCATTCATTCAAGGCTGGAATGAAGTGAATGAGGAAACACTTAGCTATTGGATTGTGGAAGCAAGTCCGTATCATCGAAAGCTTCAAGCGGCAGAGTTAAATGGCTTGGAAAATGTGGACATCCTTTATGGAGAGGCATTTGAAAACACAGGAATGAAGCAAGGGATGGTTTTTTCAAATGAATTATTTGATGCTTTCCCAGTCCATGTTGTCGAAAGAAGTGAGAGTGTACTCTACGAAGTTTTTGTAAGCTATGAGAATGGACAACTTAAAGAGGTCATGGTCCCGGTAATGAATGATGAAATTTTTAGATTTATAAAAGATCAGGGAATTCAATTGGCTGAGGGACAAAGGATTGAGATACCGCTTACGTATGAACCTTTCATAAAATCGATCGCAGAGAATTTGACAAAGGGAATTATGTTGACTGTGGACTATGGTTATACGAAAGAAGAATGGATGCACCCATCGCGCAGGCATGGTAGCTTGAGGGGGTATTATCAGCACCAGATGCATCATGATATTTTACAGCATCCAGGGAAAATGGATCTTACAAGCCATGTGCATTTTGATGCACTTAAATCCATTGGTGAAAAATACGGCCTGAGCTTTGTGCAAAAAACGAGACAGGATGAATTCCTGATGGCTGCAGGGATATTAGAAGAGCTTGCCGAGCACAACGATCCTAATCCTTTTTCTGAAGCAAGCAAGCGCAATCGAGCTATCCGAAGCCTGATCCTGCCAGGCGGAATCAGCCAGTCATTTCATGTTCTCGTGCAGGCTAAAGGAATGGGCGGCCTGGATGGGAAACTATTTTAA
- a CDS encoding MBL fold metallo-hydrolase: protein MKWKQIPLGPLQTNCYIVYDENQSCLIVDPGDNPKKLATVIKQLELKPEAIVLTHAHFDHIGAVDRIRDKYGIKVYIHENEKDWLPDPALNGSRHFMLNEPIKARAADYLIKDEGVMSIGSFKFEVYETPGHSPGSISIYFPEGEFVLAGDALFNGSIGRTDLPGGNHNQLIRSIHDKLLVLPEQTEVLPGHGPTTTIGLEMDSNPFLNGF from the coding sequence ATGAAATGGAAACAGATCCCCCTAGGTCCTTTGCAAACAAATTGCTATATCGTATATGATGAAAACCAATCATGCCTGATTGTGGACCCAGGAGATAATCCGAAAAAGCTGGCAACAGTGATTAAACAGCTTGAATTAAAGCCGGAAGCAATTGTGCTGACACATGCTCATTTCGATCATATTGGTGCGGTCGATAGAATAAGGGATAAGTATGGTATCAAGGTCTATATTCATGAAAACGAGAAAGACTGGTTACCAGATCCTGCCTTGAATGGTTCCCGGCATTTTATGCTGAACGAGCCGATTAAAGCCCGCGCTGCTGACTACTTGATTAAAGATGAGGGCGTTATGTCAATTGGCAGTTTTAAGTTCGAAGTATATGAAACGCCAGGGCATTCTCCAGGAAGTATCTCAATATATTTTCCAGAAGGAGAATTTGTACTGGCAGGAGATGCCCTTTTTAATGGAAGTATCGGAAGGACAGACTTGCCAGGTGGTAACCATAATCAATTAATCAGAAGCATTCATGATAAGCTCCTGGTACTGCCAGAACAAACAGAGGTGCTTCCCGGACACGGACCAACGACTACGATTGGTTTAGAAATGGATTCCAATCCGTTTTTAAACGGATTTTAA
- a CDS encoding DUF2759 domain-containing protein translates to MGLAIILALVTLLAGYATFSALKNKNILGIVFGGGTFLVIGWFTVMTVLYNGFPVAH, encoded by the coding sequence ATGGGATTGGCAATTATCTTGGCTTTAGTCACATTGCTTGCCGGTTATGCAACTTTCTCGGCGCTTAAAAACAAGAACATTCTTGGTATCGTCTTTGGTGGGGGAACATTCTTGGTTATTGGCTGGTTCACAGTCATGACAGTCCTTTACAACGGATTCCCAGTAGCGCACTAA
- a CDS encoding MTH1187 family thiamine-binding protein: MAIVDVTVIPIGTQTPSVSSYVADIQKILKQYEEKGDIQYQLTPMNTLIEGELPVLFEVIQAIHEAPFNAGIHRVATNIRIDDRRDVKRRMQDKVNRVNELLKKQ; encoded by the coding sequence ATGGCAATTGTCGATGTAACCGTTATACCAATTGGAACACAGACACCAAGTGTGAGTTCTTATGTAGCGGATATCCAAAAGATTCTTAAGCAGTATGAGGAAAAAGGCGATATCCAGTATCAGCTTACGCCGATGAATACTTTGATAGAAGGAGAACTGCCAGTCTTGTTTGAGGTGATCCAGGCAATCCACGAAGCACCTTTCAATGCAGGGATCCATAGAGTAGCCACAAATATCCGGATTGACGACAGGCGTGACGTGAAAAGAAGGATGCAGGATAAGGTAAACAGGGTAAACGAATTATTGAAAAAGCAGTAA
- a CDS encoding IS3 family transposase (programmed frameshift), which translates to MAKKGQQFQRYTNEFKQKAVLTYVNGSKSYKVVAEELGIRNCTQLKVWVKKWMNGQSFDERRGVSNPLKGRPRTNFKTVEEERDYLKAQVEYLKKQLSKSGKGGEDITRQAKYEIIEGLRGKYPVTWLMEIARIKRASYYKWKATLPQREERFKQEQDVREHIMAIHFIHPEFGRPRITDWLKESDFLINHKKVYRLMKEMGIQSVIRKKRKRHGHTPSVICPNRLKRNFKAVGPNQKMATDITYVSDGKEFYYLSVIQDLFNNEIVAWQISKRNDLELVLKTVDEWTNKKDVAGAVLHSDQGFQYTSKTYNNRLETFGVKGSHSRKGNCLDNACVESFFSHLKSEKLYIAQCKSEEEIRQAIEEFIYHYNYKRTQKKLKKRAPIEYRHALAA; encoded by the exons ATGGCTAAGAAAGGACAACAGTTTCAACGTTATACAAATGAATTCAAACAGAAAGCAGTATTAACATACGTTAATGGATCTAAAAGTTATAAGGTAGTGGCCGAAGAGTTAGGGATCCGCAATTGTACACAGCTTAAAGTATGGGTAAAGAAGTGGATGAACGGACAGTCATTTGATGAGCGGCGTGGAGTATCAAACCCTTTAAAAGGAAGGCCACGTACTAACTTTAAAACGGTGGAAGAAGAAAGAGATTATTTGAAGGCACAGGTAGAATACTTAAAAAAGCAGT TATCCAAATCTGGTAAAGGAGGAGAAGACATCACCCGTCAGGCAAAATATGAAATCATTGAAGGGTTAAGGGGGAAATACCCTGTCACCTGGTTAATGGAAATCGCCAGAATCAAGCGTGCCTCTTACTATAAGTGGAAAGCAACTCTGCCACAACGCGAGGAAAGGTTCAAACAAGAACAGGATGTACGAGAACATATAATGGCCATTCATTTTATTCATCCAGAGTTCGGGCGTCCTCGAATAACAGATTGGTTAAAGGAAAGTGACTTTTTGATCAACCATAAAAAAGTGTACAGGTTGATGAAGGAGATGGGCATACAGTCGGTGATCCGGAAGAAAAGGAAACGCCATGGCCATACACCTTCAGTTATATGTCCAAATCGCCTAAAGAGAAATTTCAAAGCGGTGGGTCCAAATCAGAAAATGGCAACAGATATCACATATGTTTCTGACGGCAAAGAGTTTTATTACCTGTCGGTCATTCAAGATCTATTCAACAATGAAATCGTGGCATGGCAAATATCCAAACGAAATGATTTAGAACTCGTATTAAAAACTGTTGATGAATGGACAAATAAAAAGGACGTAGCTGGAGCCGTTCTCCATTCGGATCAAGGCTTCCAGTATACGTCCAAGACATACAACAATAGGTTAGAGACATTCGGCGTCAAGGGCAGCCACTCTCGCAAAGGAAACTGCCTTGATAACGCATGCGTAGAATCATTCTTCTCACATCTCAAATCCGAAAAGTTGTATATAGCACAGTGTAAATCAGAAGAGGAAATACGGCAAGCAATCGAAGAATTCATCTATCATTACAATTACAAACGGACTCAAAAGAAATTAAAGAAACGCGCGCCGATTGAGTATCGACACGCGTTAGCTGCGTAG
- a CDS encoding LTA synthase family protein: MKKNTWTKASIVAIATILLWLKTYIAYKTSFDIKIENWRQELILLINPLSFLMIILGISMFMKEKAQKRYILITSFIVSAILFANVVFYRFFNDFLTIPVLFQTSNMSDLGSSVTELINISDLFYFADLLVLALLLKFKPNVIEFREYTKVDRRSFFLVAIAIAFFNLGMAETERPQLLTRTFDREMLVKNIGTYNYHLYDAYLQSKSSAQRAMADGSELADIDNYVRANYLPPNDEMFGIAKGKNVILISMESTQNFVINQTVNGQEITPFLNDFIKESYYFNNFYHQTGQGKTSDSEFLVENSLYPLSRGAVFFTHSGNEYTATPEILNENGYFTASLHANNKSFWNRDIMYQSLGYERFYSLPDYDVEKENSVGWGMKDIEFFQQSVDHLKAMPKPFYSKFITLTNHFPFELNEEDRFIEPYTSNDKTVNNYFPTVRYQDEALKLFIQKLKDEGLYEDSIIILYGDHYGISENHNKAMSEYLGKDITPFESTQLQQVPLIVHIPGQEGKIMPTVGGQIDLKPTILHLLGIDSKNNIDFGSDLFSKDRNDFAVLRDGSFITKDYVFTRETCYDKATGEPTEKTACEPYSDQAKNELEYSDKIIYGDLLRFYEDEDKENGSSKSNE, from the coding sequence ATGAAGAAAAATACATGGACTAAAGCATCCATTGTTGCTATTGCGACGATCCTGCTTTGGCTAAAGACTTATATTGCCTATAAAACTAGCTTTGATATAAAGATTGAAAACTGGAGACAGGAACTCATTTTGCTAATAAATCCCCTAAGTTTCCTGATGATCATCCTGGGGATCAGCATGTTCATGAAGGAGAAGGCCCAGAAACGCTACATTTTAATAACAAGTTTCATAGTTTCAGCTATCTTGTTCGCTAATGTAGTGTTCTACCGTTTCTTTAATGACTTCCTGACGATACCTGTGCTTTTCCAGACGAGTAATATGAGTGATTTGGGCAGCAGTGTCACCGAATTAATCAACATCAGCGATCTGTTTTATTTTGCAGACTTGCTTGTACTGGCACTTCTTTTAAAATTCAAACCAAATGTAATAGAATTTCGTGAATATACAAAAGTGGACCGCAGATCTTTCTTTCTTGTCGCGATTGCGATTGCTTTCTTTAACCTGGGAATGGCGGAAACTGAGCGGCCTCAGCTGTTGACAAGAACATTCGATAGAGAAATGCTTGTTAAAAATATCGGAACGTACAATTACCACCTATATGATGCTTACTTACAATCTAAGTCTTCCGCACAGAGAGCAATGGCTGATGGCAGCGAGCTTGCAGACATCGACAACTATGTGCGTGCAAACTATTTACCGCCTAACGATGAGATGTTTGGTATTGCAAAAGGGAAAAATGTCATTTTGATATCGATGGAATCCACCCAGAACTTTGTCATAAACCAAACTGTGAATGGACAGGAAATTACGCCATTCCTGAACGATTTCATCAAAGAGAGTTATTACTTCAATAATTTCTATCATCAGACTGGCCAGGGAAAAACTTCTGATTCTGAATTCCTGGTTGAAAATTCACTGTATCCACTAAGCCGAGGCGCTGTTTTCTTTACCCACTCTGGTAATGAATATACAGCGACACCTGAAATCTTGAACGAAAATGGCTATTTCACTGCTTCTCTGCATGCGAATAATAAGAGCTTCTGGAACCGGGATATCATGTATCAATCACTGGGCTATGAGCGATTTTACTCCTTGCCGGATTATGATGTAGAAAAAGAAAATTCAGTAGGCTGGGGCATGAAAGATATTGAGTTCTTCCAGCAGTCAGTTGACCATTTGAAGGCTATGCCAAAGCCATTCTATTCGAAGTTCATTACATTGACGAACCATTTCCCATTCGAACTGAATGAGGAAGATCGCTTTATCGAGCCTTATACGTCAAATGATAAGACAGTCAATAATTATTTCCCAACTGTACGTTACCAGGATGAGGCTCTAAAGCTATTCATCCAAAAATTGAAAGATGAAGGTCTTTACGAAGACTCAATCATCATTTTATACGGTGACCATTATGGGATCTCAGAGAATCATAATAAGGCGATGAGTGAATACCTTGGCAAGGATATCACACCTTTTGAAAGCACTCAGCTTCAGCAAGTGCCGTTAATCGTCCATATTCCTGGGCAAGAAGGCAAGATAATGCCTACCGTTGGCGGACAGATTGACTTGAAGCCGACCATCCTTCACCTGTTAGGAATCGATTCAAAAAATAACATCGATTTTGGTTCCGACCTATTCTCGAAGGACCGAAATGATTTCGCTGTTCTGCGTGATGGCAGCTTCATCACAAAGGATTATGTATTCACAAGAGAAACTTGCTATGATAAGGCAACTGGTGAACCGACCGAAAAAACAGCTTGTGAACCTTACTCTGATCAAGCAAAGAACGAGCTCGAGTACTCCGATAAAATCATTTACGGTGACTTACTGAGATTTTATGAAGATGAAGACAAAGAAAATGGTTCTTCAAAATCAAATGAGTGA
- a CDS encoding ROK family glucokinase, which produces MAEKWLVGVDLGGTTTKLAFISMYGEILHKWEIPTDVSNEGKNITVNIAKAIDAKLEELGHSKSEIIGIGMGAPGPVDLATGVIFEAVNLGWREPYPLKDLLEVETSLPAVIDNDANCAALGEMWKGAGNGAKDLVCVTLGTGVGGGVITNGDIVHGVSGAAGEIGHITSLAEGGAPCNCGKTGCLETIASATGIVRIATEALNKEASTGELAAVYKETGFVTAKDVFDSAKRNDQLALKVIDSVALHLGIALANIANTLNPEKIVLGGGVSKAGDVLLNPIKEQFLRNSFPRVAQSTEISIATLGNDAGVIGAAWLVKNKIGQE; this is translated from the coding sequence ATGGCTGAAAAATGGCTTGTAGGTGTAGATTTAGGTGGAACAACAACCAAACTTGCGTTCATAAGCATGTATGGTGAAATCCTTCATAAGTGGGAGATTCCAACAGATGTTTCAAACGAAGGGAAAAATATAACAGTCAATATCGCTAAGGCTATTGACGCAAAACTTGAGGAGTTAGGCCATTCAAAAAGTGAAATCATCGGGATCGGCATGGGCGCTCCTGGTCCAGTTGACCTTGCGACCGGCGTGATTTTTGAAGCAGTGAACCTTGGATGGAGAGAGCCTTATCCTTTGAAAGACTTGCTTGAAGTCGAAACCTCGCTTCCAGCTGTTATCGATAATGATGCTAACTGTGCCGCACTGGGTGAGATGTGGAAGGGTGCTGGAAATGGTGCCAAAGATCTTGTTTGTGTCACCCTGGGAACAGGTGTAGGCGGAGGTGTCATCACAAATGGGGATATCGTTCACGGAGTGAGTGGTGCTGCAGGAGAGATTGGCCATATCACTTCATTGGCTGAAGGCGGAGCGCCGTGTAACTGCGGCAAAACTGGCTGCCTGGAAACCATAGCATCTGCAACCGGAATTGTCAGGATTGCTACTGAAGCCTTGAACAAGGAAGCTTCAACCGGAGAACTGGCCGCAGTTTATAAGGAAACAGGCTTTGTAACGGCTAAAGATGTTTTCGATTCTGCAAAAAGAAACGATCAATTGGCGTTGAAAGTCATTGATTCAGTGGCTTTGCATTTAGGAATTGCACTTGCGAATATCGCCAATACTCTAAATCCGGAAAAGATCGTCCTAGGCGGCGGAGTTTCCAAAGCTGGGGATGTCCTACTTAATCCGATAAAAGAACAGTTTTTGCGCAATTCATTTCCTCGTGTAGCTCAATCAACCGAAATCAGTATCGCCACATTGGGAAATGATGCTGGTGTGATTGGGGCTGCATGGCTGGTCAAGAACAAAATTGGCCAAGAATAA
- a CDS encoding YqgQ family protein — MKTIYDIQQFLKKFGTIIYIGDRVADLELMAAELKELYNSQLIETKDYQSAILLLRQEIRLETEKKRK; from the coding sequence TTGAAGACGATTTATGACATCCAGCAGTTCCTGAAAAAATTCGGGACAATTATTTACATAGGTGACAGGGTGGCGGACTTAGAGCTGATGGCCGCTGAACTTAAGGAACTTTATAATTCCCAATTGATTGAGACAAAAGATTACCAGTCTGCGATTTTGCTTTTGAGACAAGAAATCCGGCTGGAAACAGAAAAAAAACGCAAATGA
- a CDS encoding spore germination protein — protein MAEKPKHPVHESLKKNIEFLREELGIGKSFDVIQLDVEYAGREMALFLVDGFVKDDILLYIMQLLAKLEEGALDVETLKKLVKTYIPYVEVETTNDLDKVADMVLAGPTALAVDGVAEIILIDARTYPVRGPQEPDTERVVRGSRDGFVETLVFNTALTRRRIRDRTLRMEYMQVGRRSQTDIVVCYIEDIADSDMVKKVKDSISKIDTDGLPMGEKTIEEFISGQHWNPFPTVRYTERPDTAATHLYEGHVCIIVDGSPSVLITPTTFWHHLQHAEEYRNKPLVGAYLRMVRFLAVWASLFLLPLWYLFAVKPELLPEKMAFVGPNDPGQTPLFLQFFLIEIGIDVLRMAAIHTPTSLATALGLVAALMIGQVAVEVGLLTNEVILYLAIAAIGTFATPSYEMSLANRLVRIFLLVLTAAFQLYGFLIGVVLFIILLARMKSFGVPYLWPFIPFNPRAFRDVLVRSPIPLKNRRPRILKPQDPDR, from the coding sequence ATGGCAGAAAAACCGAAGCATCCCGTACACGAAAGCCTAAAGAAAAATATTGAATTTTTAAGAGAAGAACTCGGAATTGGCAAGAGCTTTGATGTCATCCAGCTGGATGTAGAGTACGCTGGCAGAGAAATGGCGTTGTTTCTGGTGGATGGATTTGTAAAGGATGATATCCTGCTCTATATCATGCAATTGCTTGCTAAGCTCGAGGAAGGAGCACTGGACGTTGAAACCCTCAAAAAGCTGGTTAAGACGTACATACCTTATGTAGAGGTAGAAACGACTAATGATCTTGATAAAGTTGCGGATATGGTACTCGCTGGTCCAACTGCGCTGGCTGTGGATGGCGTGGCAGAAATCATCCTGATCGACGCAAGAACATATCCTGTCAGGGGACCGCAGGAACCTGATACCGAAAGGGTTGTCAGAGGTTCGAGAGATGGTTTTGTGGAGACATTGGTTTTCAATACCGCCCTTACTAGGAGGAGAATTCGCGACCGCACCTTGAGAATGGAGTACATGCAGGTTGGCAGGAGATCCCAAACGGATATCGTAGTCTGTTACATAGAAGATATTGCTGATTCCGATATGGTCAAGAAAGTAAAGGACTCTATCAGTAAAATTGATACCGATGGATTGCCGATGGGGGAGAAGACGATCGAGGAATTCATTTCTGGCCAGCACTGGAATCCATTTCCGACCGTACGATATACAGAGCGGCCGGATACGGCTGCAACGCATCTGTATGAAGGACATGTCTGCATCATCGTTGATGGCTCACCCAGTGTCCTGATTACTCCGACGACCTTTTGGCACCATTTGCAGCATGCCGAGGAGTACCGCAATAAACCGCTTGTGGGAGCTTACCTGCGAATGGTAAGGTTCCTGGCTGTGTGGGCGTCCTTGTTCTTGCTGCCACTATGGTATTTGTTCGCAGTCAAACCGGAATTGCTGCCAGAGAAGATGGCCTTCGTTGGCCCTAATGATCCAGGACAGACTCCTTTATTTCTACAGTTTTTCCTGATTGAAATTGGAATCGATGTACTCAGGATGGCCGCGATCCATACACCGACCTCCCTGGCAACGGCGCTTGGACTTGTCGCGGCCCTTATGATTGGACAAGTGGCGGTCGAGGTAGGACTTCTTACGAATGAAGTCATTCTTTATCTTGCGATTGCGGCAATCGGAACCTTTGCTACGCCAAGCTATGAAATGAGCCTTGCCAACCGGCTTGTGAGGATATTCCTGTTAGTGTTGACTGCAGCATTCCAACTTTACGGATTCCTGATTGGTGTCGTGCTGTTCATCATCCTGCTCGCAAGAATGAAATCCTTCGGTGTACCATACCTATGGCCATTCATTCCATTTAACCCAAGGGCGTTCCGAGACGTACTCGTCCGGTCACCCATCCCATTAAAAAACAGGCGGCCGAGAATACTCAAACCACAGGATCCAGATCGGTAG